The following coding sequences lie in one Sorghum bicolor cultivar BTx623 chromosome 6, Sorghum_bicolor_NCBIv3, whole genome shotgun sequence genomic window:
- the LOC8072330 gene encoding probable cinnamyl alcohol dehydrogenase 5 isoform X1, which yields MAPVEAEQHPRTALALAAHDASGRVSPIRISRRDTGDDDVAIQILYCGICHSDLHTIKNEWKNANYPVVPGHEIAGLITEVGKNVKKFNVGDKVGVGCMVNTCQSCESCEEGHENHCSKIIFAYNSHDRDGTITYGGYSDMVVVNERFVIRFPDGVPLDKGAPLLCAGITVYNPMKYHGLDEPGKHIGVVGLGGLGHVAVKFAKAFGMRVTVISTSPEKREEAMETLGADAFVVSSDANQMKLGCSFRSLSMAVKGTMHGILNTASASMSMYAYLALLKPQGKMILLGLPEKPLQISAFSLVTGGKTLAGSCMGSIRDTQEMMDFAAKHGLVADVELIGTEEVNEAMERLAKGEVRYRFVIDVGNTLSAASLASSPVPAL from the exons ATGGCACCGGTGGAGGCGGAGCAGCACCCGCGGACGGCGCTGGCGCTCGCGGCGCACGACGCCTCCGGCCGCGTCTCCCCCATCCGCATCTCGCGAAG GGACACTGGAGATGACGATGTTGCCATACAGATACTGTACTGCGGGATATGCCACTCTGATCTGCACACCATCAAGAATGAGTGGAAGAATGCCAACTACCCTGTTGTCCCTGG GCACGAGATCGCTGGACTGATCACTGAGGTTGGCAAGAATGTGAAGAAGTTCAACGTCGGAGACAAGGTTGGCGTCGGGTGCATGGTCAACACTTGCCAATCCTGCGAGAGCTGTGAGGAAGGACACGAGAACCACTGCTCCAAGATCATCTTCGCCTACAACTCCCATGACAGGGACGGCACCATCACCTACGGTGGCTACTCTGACATGGTCGTCGTGAACGAGCGCTTTGTCATCAGGTTCCCTGATGGTGTGCCCCTTGACAAAGGCGCGCCACTGCTCTGTGCTGGGATAACCGTGTACAACCCCATGAAGTACCATGGGCTGGACGAGCCGGGCAAGCACATTGGCGTGGTTGGCCTTGGGGGGCTTGGGCATGTCGCTGTGAAGTTTGCAAAGGCGTTCGGGATGAGGGTGACCGTGATCAGCACGTCCCcggagaagagggaggaggctaTGGAGACGCTTGGTGCAGACGCCTTTGTTGTTAGCAGTGATGCTAATCAGATGAAG TTAGGGTGCAGCTTCAGATCTCTATCAATG GCTGTGAAGGGCACAATGCATGGCATTCTGAACACGGCCTCTGCAAGCATGTCCATGTACGCTTACCTTGCTCTCCTCAAGCCCCAGGGCAAGATGATCTTGCTTGGCCTGCCTGAGAAGCCTCTGCAGATCTCTGCCTTCTCTTTGGTTACTG GTGGCAAGACTCTGGCCGGGAGCTGTATGGGGAGCATCAGGGACACGCAGGAGATGATGGACTTCGCAGCCAAGCATGGGCTGGTGGCGGACGTCGAGCTGATCGGCACCGAAGAAGTAAATGAGGCCATGGAGCGCCTCGCCAAGGGCGAGGTCAGGTACCGCTTCGTCATCGACGTCGGCAACACCCTCAGCGCGGCGTCACTAGCGAGCTCACCGGTCCCAGCTCTGTAG
- the LOC8072330 gene encoding probable cinnamyl alcohol dehydrogenase 5 isoform X2, whose translation MAPVEAEQHPRTALALAAHDASGRVSPIRISRRDTGDDDVAIQILYCGICHSDLHTIKNEWKNANYPVVPGHEIAGLITEVGKNVKKFNVGDKVGVGCMVNTCQSCESCEEGHENHCSKIIFAYNSHDRDGTITYGGYSDMVVVNERFVIRFPDGVPLDKGAPLLCAGITVYNPMKYHGLDEPGKHIGVVGLGGLGHVAVKFAKAFGMRVTVISTSPEKREEAMETLGADAFVVSSDANQMKAVKGTMHGILNTASASMSMYAYLALLKPQGKMILLGLPEKPLQISAFSLVTGGKTLAGSCMGSIRDTQEMMDFAAKHGLVADVELIGTEEVNEAMERLAKGEVRYRFVIDVGNTLSAASLASSPVPAL comes from the exons ATGGCACCGGTGGAGGCGGAGCAGCACCCGCGGACGGCGCTGGCGCTCGCGGCGCACGACGCCTCCGGCCGCGTCTCCCCCATCCGCATCTCGCGAAG GGACACTGGAGATGACGATGTTGCCATACAGATACTGTACTGCGGGATATGCCACTCTGATCTGCACACCATCAAGAATGAGTGGAAGAATGCCAACTACCCTGTTGTCCCTGG GCACGAGATCGCTGGACTGATCACTGAGGTTGGCAAGAATGTGAAGAAGTTCAACGTCGGAGACAAGGTTGGCGTCGGGTGCATGGTCAACACTTGCCAATCCTGCGAGAGCTGTGAGGAAGGACACGAGAACCACTGCTCCAAGATCATCTTCGCCTACAACTCCCATGACAGGGACGGCACCATCACCTACGGTGGCTACTCTGACATGGTCGTCGTGAACGAGCGCTTTGTCATCAGGTTCCCTGATGGTGTGCCCCTTGACAAAGGCGCGCCACTGCTCTGTGCTGGGATAACCGTGTACAACCCCATGAAGTACCATGGGCTGGACGAGCCGGGCAAGCACATTGGCGTGGTTGGCCTTGGGGGGCTTGGGCATGTCGCTGTGAAGTTTGCAAAGGCGTTCGGGATGAGGGTGACCGTGATCAGCACGTCCCcggagaagagggaggaggctaTGGAGACGCTTGGTGCAGACGCCTTTGTTGTTAGCAGTGATGCTAATCAGATGAAG GCTGTGAAGGGCACAATGCATGGCATTCTGAACACGGCCTCTGCAAGCATGTCCATGTACGCTTACCTTGCTCTCCTCAAGCCCCAGGGCAAGATGATCTTGCTTGGCCTGCCTGAGAAGCCTCTGCAGATCTCTGCCTTCTCTTTGGTTACTG GTGGCAAGACTCTGGCCGGGAGCTGTATGGGGAGCATCAGGGACACGCAGGAGATGATGGACTTCGCAGCCAAGCATGGGCTGGTGGCGGACGTCGAGCTGATCGGCACCGAAGAAGTAAATGAGGCCATGGAGCGCCTCGCCAAGGGCGAGGTCAGGTACCGCTTCGTCATCGACGTCGGCAACACCCTCAGCGCGGCGTCACTAGCGAGCTCACCGGTCCCAGCTCTGTAG
- the LOC8063958 gene encoding pentatricopeptide repeat-containing protein At1g79490, mitochondrial, whose protein sequence is MGQKILWASPLIRGIWAVESVCRWRLCPPAATKPPSQTAEEMLLRVGLARSARLRGGGGGGGVSLSLSLPLARGLSFEPPPPPPPPDPEWTDTVEYLDESGALLSSARGARPAVPGADPTILSGASAHPLPRPAAAARLAVLVLRHRSGAPLSAALSALPSAPDPALLLLAASSLPASDPVPLISLVAWARLQPWFVPSDDLSSLLASRLPPATHSSELLALFDDTLGLPDLAAFPKTFNAVVSALATHGLLEPAFYCFKRLRDASFRGLETPAYNALLSLLLARGLAFKAFEVLDEMATSGCALDESTYELAVPALARAGRIDAARKMFDEMKQREGIGRAPVGVYSVMVDVLAKAGRLDAAMGMYREMVAVGHRVSTAVSTAMVEALVRSGKLDAGMELWEEMRRGGLRPSFGLYTMVVEANARSGRLDMAAKLFGDMEKSGFFPTPATYACLVEMHASAGQVDAAMRLYHSMANAGTRPGLSTFTALLTMLANKRLLDLAAKVLLEMKASGFPIEVTASDLLMIYIKDGSTDLALRWLRFMGSAGIRTNNFIIRQLFESCMKTGLYDSARPLLEAYVAGAAKVDLILYTSILAHLVRCQDESSERAIMDILCASKHKAHDFMCGLFTGPEQRKQPVLSFVREFFQGIDYDNEESAARYFVNVLLNYLVLMGQMNRARCVWKVAYENKLFAKAIVFDQHIAWSLDVRSLSVGAALVATVHTLHRFRKRMLYYGVVPRRIKLVTGPTLKMVVAQVLASLESPFEVSKVVLRAPGDSVLEWFKKPIVQQFLLNEIPSKADVLMHRLNVMFPSSAPEVRSLSIPRSLGMSR, encoded by the coding sequence ATGGGCCAAAAGATCCTTTGGGCTAGCCCGCTCATTCgtggaatctgggccgtcgaatCGGTTTGCCGTTGGCGACTTTGTCCACCGGCGGCGACCAAACCACCGAGCCAGACAGCAGAAGAGATGCTGCTCCGCGTCGGCCTCGCGCGCAGCGCCCGCCttcgcggcggcggtggcggtggcggcgtctccctctccctctccctgccCCTAGCGCGGGGTCTCTCGTTCGAGCCGCCGCCACCCCCGCCCCCGCCCGATCCTGAGTGGACGGACACGGTGGAGTACCTGGACGAGTCGGGCGCACTGCTCTCctcggcgcgcggggcgcgGCCGGCCGTGCCGGGCGCCGACCCCACCATCCTCTCCGGCGCCTCCGCGCACCCGCTGCCGcgccccgcggcggcggcccgcCTCGCGGTGCTCGTGCTCCGCCACCGCTCGGGCGCGCCCCTCTCCGCCGCGCTCTCCGCGCTGCCCTCCGCGCCCGACCCCGCGCTGCTCCTCCTCGCAGCCTCCTCGCTCCCGGCCTCCGACCCCGTCCCGCTCATCTCCCTTGTCGCATGGGCGCGCCTCCAGCCGTGGTTCGTCCCCTCCGACGACCTCTCCTCGCTCCTCGCATCGCGTCTCCCGCCGGCCACTCACTCCTCCGAACTCCTCGCGCTCTTCGACGACACCCTCGGGCTCCCCGACCTCGCCGCCTTCCCCAAGACTTTCAACGCCGTCGTCTCCGCGCTCGCCACCCACGGCCTCCTCGAGCCGGCTTTCTACTGCTTCAAGCGCCTCCGCGACGCCAGCTTCAGGGGCCTCGAGACGCCCGCATACAACGCCCTCCTCTCTCTGTTACTCGCCAGGGGCCTCGCCTTCAAGGCCTTCGAGGTGCTCGACGAAATGGCGACCTCGGGCTGCGCCCTCGACGAGAGCACTTACGAGCTCGCGGTGCCTGCGCTGGCGCGTGCCGGGAGGATCGACGCCGCCCGCAAGATGTTCGATGAAATGAAGCAAAGAGAGGGTATTGGTCGGGCGCCGGTGGGTGTGTATTCGGTGATGGTGGACGTGTTGGCCAAGGCAGGGAGGCTTGATGCGGCCATGGGGATGTACAGGGAGATGGTGGCAGTTGGGCATCGGGTGAGCACTGCAGTGAGCACTGCCATGGTGGAGGCGCTGGTGAGATCTGGGAAACTGGATGCTGGGATGGAGCTTTGGGAGGAGATGAGGAGGGGAGGTCTGCGACCAAGCTTTGGCTTGTACACCATGGTGGTCGAGGCCAATGCACGGTCTGGAAGGTTGGACATGGCCGCCAAGTTGTTTGGTGATATGGAGAAGTCTGGTTTTTTCCCTACACCGGCCACATATGCCTGTCTGGTGGAAATGCATGCCTCGGCAGGGCAGGTGGATGCAGCAATGCGGTTGTATCACTCCATGGCGAATGCAGGGACAAGACCAGGGCTTAGCACTTTTACAGCGTTGCTCACAATGCTGGCGAATAAGAGGCTGCTGGATTTGGCTGCAAAGGTGCTGCTGGAGATGAAGGCATCAGGTTTCCCAATAGAGGTGACCGCAAGTGACCTGCTGATGATCTACATCAAGGATGGGTCGACTGACCTTGCACTCCGGTGGCTACGGTTCATGGGTTCGGCTGGCATAAGGACCAACAACTTCATCATAAGGCAGCTGTTCGAGTCTTGCATGAAGACGGGGCTGTATGACTCAGCACGGCCATTGCTTGAGGCATATGTCGCTGGGGCAGCGAAGGTGGATTTGATTCTCTACACATCCATCCTTGCGCACTTGGTGCGGTGCCAGGACGAGAGCAGCGAGCGTGCAATCATGGACATCCTTTGCGCCAGCAAGCACAAGGCGCATGACTTCATGTGCGGGCTGTTCACTGGACCGGAGCAGCGGAAGCAGCCTGTGCTCTCGTTCGTGCGCGAGTTCTTCCAGGGCATCGACTACGACAATGAGGAGAGTGCAGCCAGGTACTTTGTGAACGTCCTGCTCAACTACCTGGTGCTCATGGGGCAGATGAACCGTGCCCGCTGTGTGTGGAAGGTCGCCTATGAGAATAAGCTGTTTGCCAAGGCGATCGTCTTTGACCAGCACATCGCCTGGTCCCTGGATGTCCGGAGCTTATCTGTGGGTGCAGCTCTCGTGGCGACTGTGCACACGCTGCATCGGTTCAGGAAGCGGATGCTCTACTATGGGGTTGTGCCACGGCGCATCAAGCTGGTGACAGGGCCGACACTGAAGATGGTGGTGGCACAGGTGCTGGCGTCGCTGGAGTCGCCATTTGAGGTGAGCAAAGTTGTCTTGCGGGCACCAGGCGACTCTGTACTAGAGTGGTTCAAGAAGCCAATCGTTCAGCAGTTCCTCCTGAACGAGATACCATCCAAGGCCGACGTCCTGATGCACAGGCTCAACGTGATGTTTCCAAGTTCGGCTCCGGAGGTCCGGTCCCTGTCCATTCCAAGATCCCTTGGCATGTCTAGGTGA
- the LOC8072331 gene encoding uncharacterized protein LOC8072331, with product MSGVITKFAVTSMVMWMAPVAIMYGFYYQVFPGVSQMSSSAQTLASGFLAVISVNLVIGFYIFMAMKETPHQEPQPDPTFLANAKASINQPTSSQVSDDSKGKGKVE from the exons ATGTCAGGAGTGATCACAAAGTTTGCGGTTACATCCATGGTGATGTGGATGGCCCCGGTTGCGATCATGTATGGGTTCTACTACCAGGTGTTTCCAG GTGTGAGTCAGATGTCATCCTCGGCGCAGACACTCGCCAGCGGGTTCCTGGCTGTTATATCAGTTAATCTGGTGATCGGCTTTTACATATTCATGGCGATGAAGGAGACTCCACACCAAGAGCCACAGCCAGATCCCACCTTCCTGGCGAACGCCAAAGCGAGTATCAACCAGCCAACATCCTCTCAAGTGAGTGATGATTCCAAGGGGAAGGGAAAGGTCGAGTAA